In the genome of Pyrobaculum islandicum DSM 4184, the window TTCGCTAGATCGCCGATAGTCCCCGCTATCTTCTCCTTACAAGCGTGGTCGGTCACCACGATGTATATCCTCGCCGCGTCTACAAACATCCCCCCGTAGCACCTCTCGTAGACCTCTATGCCGACCGGGTCGTTGTTTAGCCATTGACGAAGCTTTTCTGAAATATTGAAAAAGCCACACGGCGTGCCAAAAACGCCCGTTGGTTTATCTAGAATATGTTTAACCGCGTCGTCTAACTCGATATTCAACTTCTTCGGCAGTCTGCCATATATGTACCAGAAATAGTCACGGCAGTCCCACTCAGCCACGGCCAAGCCCTCAATTACGGACACGCTCCTCTGCCCGCCAACCGCTTGGAGACCGCCTACAGCTACGTACACCACGAAGGCCACCAAAACGGCCGCCACAGCTACCGCGATTTTGCAAGCCCATCTCATGACAAAATCCGCCATCCAGTTTCTTAAACATAATGTACTGCAAGTACATACCTACGGCGTCAAGATGGTGGAGCGCATAATGCGTTGTTTAACATTGTATTGGACTAGGAGCAGCCCCCGTTGCTCTGGGCTAAGTGGCGGGTCATGAAGTTAAAGCACACTTTTCCAAATCCCGAGCCGTCTCACTTTCGACGCTACTCCACGAACAGCCCCTTTGCTCTGGGGCTCGTCAACAGCGGCGCCGGCGTGGTCCAGCTCCGGACTGTCCCAAGAGGCTCGGGGCGGGAGCGCTCCTGCTTACGGGGTGAGGGCTTTTCTCACGGCCTCTCTGTGGAGGGGGGTTTGCCAGGCGAAGCTCCTCCCCACCCCAATGTCTGGGTCCCTCTCGGGGGGCGGCTCGTCGATCCAGAGGCGGCCCTCCCTCTCCGATAGCCAGTCGATGATGAGGTTTCGGTCCACCAGCGCCTCCACGAGCTTCAGAGCCTCTGCCCCCTCCTCGGCCATGTGTCTCTCCACGGCGTCTGGGTCCTCCAAGGCCTCTTAGAGAACGGCGCGTTGCCTCTGGCTAAGCGAGGCGGCCAGCTCCCGTATCCTTCTCTCCGCCGCGATCTTCGCCACGGCCCAGTCTACGTCCCAGCCTCTGCCGCGAGCTCGCCGGCTACGTCGGGGTTGCCTCCCGTGAGCCTCCACGCCGTGTCTAAATCGGGCTTGGAGTGAGGTATCTGACTGAGGAGCTCCCCAAATCCAGCCCTAGACATATTCCACATAACCCTCACCCCGGCCATCAGTGTCTGCCAACCCTCCAACAAGTCCTCTGGCCAGCTCCCGCGGATCGTCAGTGGACAGTAGCCGCCCGCCGGCCCACTCCGCCGGGCTGTAATAGATCGCGCCACACCCCTCGAGGTCTCAAAGCGCCGTCTTTCCATAGTCCTCCGGTTAGTATATCAACATGGGCTTATGGATCCCGTTTGTCTCTAGGCACTCATTGTTTTCCATTCGTCACGCCTAGGGACAGGCGGAAAAAACGGTCTGGCGCCAAATTTATAATTTTCTACATATAGAAATGTTGTGGGGGTTTTGCCTAAACCTTGGCTTGACTTGGCAGGGTACAAGAGGGTGAGACTTGAGGAGGCTAGGGCTGAGGCTGAGCTGGCTAGAAAGTTCCTTGAGCAAGGTCTATTGCGGAACGCCGCCGGTAAGGCGTTTCAAGCGTGGAAGGCTTTAGTGGCGGCGCTTGCCACAGAGAGGAGGGAAGAGCTGGCCAAGCTGTACCCTGGCAAGGTCAGGCTGAGAGGCAGGAGGGCGAGGGTCGACAGGGTAGATTGGATTATTGCAGTTATGCCGACGACATACCTCAAGGAGGTGGCCATGGCGATAGGGGGGAGGGTAGACGCCTTGACAGACAAGGCGCTCTGGATACATCAGTATCAGTACAACGGGCCCGACCCCGAGGGGGTGTTGAGCCCGTATAGAAGCGACGAGACGGCGAGGAGAAACATCGAAACGCTGTTGCGTGGCATCGAGGAGATCCTCTCGTCGCTGGGCCTCTAGGGTAGGAAACGGCCAGCTCTCCAACAACTTTTGAAGGTCTCTTGATCTGTTGATTCCCCCGGCGCCCGATCTCTCCCGCTATATAGACAGAGAGCCCATATCTTTGTATCTAAAGACTCCGAAAAGCTACGATTCCAGCTGGCGTAAATAGCTGGATATCGTCTGGACAAGTCTTTTTATATCGTCAGCTAC includes:
- a CDS encoding ATP-binding protein, producing MARSITARRSGPAGGYCPLTIRGSWPEDLLEGWQTLMAGVRVMWNMSRAGFGELLSQIPHSKPDLDTAWRLTGGNPDVAGELAAEAGT
- a CDS encoding PaREP1 family protein, translating into MGVLPKPWLDLAGYKRVRLEEARAEAELARKFLEQGLLRNAAGKAFQAWKALVAALATERREELAKLYPGKVRLRGRRARVDRVDWIIAVMPTTYLKEVAMAIGGRVDALTDKALWIHQYQYNGPDPEGVLSPYRSDETARRNIETLLRGIEEILSSLGL